The following proteins come from a genomic window of Alicyclobacillus dauci:
- a CDS encoding OPT/YSL family transporter, translating to MSDKDQRESENSSHPRLFEPSSFIFNLIVGFLGAIIGIQLIVTLGITPNTAIIGALIAMLIARIPGAAFQKFKSVHRQNLVQTTISGATFGAANALLLPIGIPFLLGKPGLVVPVLIGVAFALVIDATILYKIFDTRIFPAANAWPPGVATGEAILAGDKGGRRGRLLLYGTGIGLIGSYFGISMSAFGVAFIGNIWALAMWGIGLLVKGYDKQLFGVSIDTYYIPHGIMVGAGLVALVQVIWILMKKRPATQSSAASESAATISTEVASPSEFQHGPTRSDRDISKAVMFGFLAYLLCAIFLAVATGLWAHMSVGAMIGWIVFAAFVALAHELIVGLSAMHAGWFPAFAVALISLVVGMLLHFPAVPLAVLVSFAAATGPAFADMGYDFKSGWILRSGHSRAYELGGRRQQYWASIVGFAAAFIIVAAFHQNYFAHGLIPPVDKVYVATIKAGLSDPHISTNLLLWAIPGAIVQLIGGPSRQIGILFATGLLINNPLAGWAVLVGLAIRIVALKIYGKQAESTMSILAAGFIAGDALYGFFHSIFQFFGAKKG from the coding sequence ATGAGCGATAAGGACCAGCGTGAGTCGGAGAACTCGTCCCACCCAAGGCTATTCGAGCCATCCAGTTTTATCTTTAATTTGATTGTTGGCTTTCTCGGCGCCATCATCGGGATACAATTGATTGTCACACTTGGTATCACGCCAAATACTGCTATCATTGGTGCCTTAATTGCAATGCTGATTGCACGGATCCCAGGGGCCGCATTTCAGAAGTTCAAGTCCGTTCATCGTCAAAACCTGGTCCAGACCACGATTTCGGGCGCTACATTTGGCGCAGCGAACGCACTTTTGTTGCCTATTGGAATCCCGTTCCTACTTGGCAAACCTGGGTTGGTGGTTCCAGTTCTGATTGGTGTTGCATTCGCGCTGGTGATAGATGCAACAATTCTTTACAAGATTTTTGACACCCGGATTTTCCCTGCTGCCAATGCATGGCCACCTGGTGTTGCCACGGGTGAAGCTATCCTGGCTGGTGACAAGGGCGGCAGGCGTGGGCGCCTGTTGTTGTACGGTACAGGCATCGGACTGATTGGATCATATTTTGGAATCTCCATGTCCGCTTTTGGTGTAGCCTTCATAGGAAACATTTGGGCACTCGCGATGTGGGGCATCGGACTGCTTGTCAAAGGCTATGATAAGCAACTGTTTGGCGTGAGCATTGATACGTACTACATTCCCCACGGCATCATGGTAGGCGCTGGACTGGTTGCTTTGGTCCAGGTCATCTGGATTTTGATGAAAAAACGTCCCGCGACGCAATCTTCCGCAGCGTCGGAATCGGCAGCAACCATCTCAACCGAAGTGGCATCGCCTAGTGAGTTTCAACATGGGCCCACGCGGAGCGATCGCGACATTTCTAAGGCGGTCATGTTTGGATTTCTCGCTTATCTGCTTTGCGCTATTTTTCTAGCCGTTGCCACCGGGCTCTGGGCGCACATGTCAGTTGGTGCGATGATTGGCTGGATTGTCTTTGCCGCATTTGTTGCGCTGGCCCACGAATTGATAGTTGGCTTATCCGCGATGCACGCAGGCTGGTTCCCCGCGTTCGCCGTTGCGTTAATCTCGCTCGTAGTTGGTATGCTCCTTCACTTCCCTGCCGTGCCTCTCGCGGTGTTGGTTTCCTTTGCAGCGGCCACAGGGCCGGCTTTCGCGGATATGGGATACGACTTTAAATCCGGTTGGATTCTTCGATCCGGTCATAGCCGCGCTTACGAGCTGGGCGGGCGTCGACAACAATACTGGGCGTCTATTGTAGGCTTTGCCGCAGCCTTTATCATTGTCGCGGCGTTTCACCAAAACTACTTTGCCCACGGGCTAATCCCGCCGGTCGACAAGGTGTATGTCGCCACCATCAAGGCGGGGCTGTCCGATCCGCACATCTCCACCAACCTCCTACTCTGGGCCATCCCAGGCGCGATAGTGCAACTGATTGGCGGTCCGTCCAGACAAATCGGTATTCTCTTTGCGACGGGTCTGTTAATCAACAATCCACTCGCTGGCTGGGCCGTGCTTGTCGGTCTCGCAATCCGCATCGTCGCCCTCAAGATTTACGGGAAACAAGCGGAGAGCACCATGAGCATCTTGGCGGCTGGTTTCATCGCCGGCGACGCATTATATGGATTCTTTCATTCCATCTTTCAGTTTTTCGGAGCCAAAAAAGGTTAA
- a CDS encoding aminopeptidase produces MAHETSEKLIQTAGRILVQCLDVKPSETLLVVSDGTRPEICAALVRAGQDLAAESILIEMSPRQRSGEEPPNLVTSAMSQANVVVCPTLHSLTHTMAKKAAAAAGARIATMPGITLDMFENGPITADYTQVQRLTNIITEILTKGNHVRVEKDGSVFECSIRGRTGIPSTGIYREPGQSGNLPSGEAYIAPVEGSGQGELVIDGSMVGLGLLSDPLKLTVKDGLLVSAEGDRADEWLQQLGSSKEARNVAELGVGTNPKARLTGVILEDEKAYGTIHVAFGSNATFGGTVQAGVHMDGVIKKPTVYVDGQLIMKEGEPVVSG; encoded by the coding sequence ATGGCACACGAAACCTCAGAGAAACTCATACAGACGGCAGGTCGAATTCTGGTTCAGTGTCTGGACGTAAAACCGTCTGAGACCTTACTCGTCGTGTCAGACGGCACTCGCCCAGAGATCTGTGCGGCATTGGTACGTGCCGGGCAGGACTTGGCGGCGGAATCCATTCTTATCGAAATGTCTCCGCGCCAGCGAAGTGGTGAAGAGCCGCCTAATCTAGTTACATCAGCGATGAGCCAGGCAAACGTGGTGGTGTGCCCGACCCTCCACTCACTCACCCATACGATGGCCAAGAAGGCCGCTGCGGCAGCAGGTGCACGCATCGCTACAATGCCCGGAATCACGTTGGATATGTTCGAAAATGGTCCGATCACCGCCGATTACACGCAAGTCCAGCGGTTGACAAACATCATTACCGAGATCCTCACAAAGGGCAATCATGTGCGCGTGGAGAAGGACGGTTCCGTTTTTGAATGCAGCATCCGAGGGAGAACGGGTATCCCAAGCACCGGCATCTATCGGGAGCCTGGCCAGTCTGGGAACTTGCCCTCGGGAGAAGCGTATATTGCTCCGGTTGAAGGATCTGGTCAAGGTGAACTCGTTATCGACGGATCGATGGTAGGGCTCGGTTTGCTTTCTGATCCGCTGAAATTGACGGTTAAAGATGGCCTGCTCGTGAGTGCAGAAGGTGACCGGGCGGACGAATGGCTCCAGCAACTCGGCAGCAGCAAAGAGGCGCGAAACGTTGCGGAGCTTGGCGTTGGGACAAATCCGAAAGCACGCTTAACAGGTGTCATTCTGGAAGACGAAAAAGCCTACGGAACGATTCACGTGGCGTTCGGAAGCAACGCGACGTTTGGCGGCACTGTGCAGGCTGGCGTACATATGGACGGCGTGATCAAGAAGCCGACCGTCTATGTGGACGGGCAGCTGATTATGAAAGAGGGGGAGCCGGTTGTATCCGGGTGA
- a CDS encoding NADPH-dependent oxidoreductase, which yields MRGFQPQPVDDDRLTAILTAARSAPTSSNLQAYSIIVVKNRARKERLAELSGNQQFIQEAPIFLVVCADIYRLKHVTKRQGHVFAAETLEMFLLASVDASLSLQNALVAAESLGLATVPVGSIRNHPDSVADELNLPNGVFALAGLAIGYERAGIRRGVKPRLPMSVTVHEEQYATGSLDEGLKAYDTVMIARRTYDGRRVSIAGEPEHEGVDYGWCEHTARRCTRPETIAASASLRQNLRTILEKRGFSFR from the coding sequence GTGAGGGGTTTCCAACCCCAACCGGTGGACGATGATAGGCTGACTGCCATTCTCACCGCAGCCCGAAGCGCCCCGACATCGTCCAATCTGCAAGCATACAGCATTATTGTTGTGAAGAACCGAGCCAGGAAGGAACGGTTGGCCGAGCTTTCGGGAAACCAGCAGTTCATTCAGGAGGCTCCGATATTTCTAGTAGTCTGTGCTGACATTTACCGATTGAAACATGTTACCAAGCGCCAGGGACACGTCTTCGCAGCCGAAACACTAGAGATGTTTTTGCTTGCCTCCGTTGACGCGTCCCTGTCTTTGCAGAATGCACTGGTAGCAGCTGAATCCCTAGGTCTAGCGACGGTTCCCGTCGGGTCCATCCGCAACCATCCGGATTCAGTCGCAGACGAGTTGAATCTCCCGAACGGTGTGTTTGCGTTGGCTGGCCTAGCGATTGGTTACGAACGGGCCGGCATACGGCGAGGAGTCAAACCTCGTCTTCCGATGAGTGTGACTGTACATGAAGAACAGTATGCTACGGGATCGCTCGATGAGGGATTAAAAGCATATGACACGGTAATGATTGCTCGACGCACCTACGATGGTAGAAGGGTATCCATTGCAGGGGAACCGGAGCACGAGGGGGTTGACTACGGCTGGTGTGAACATACCGCAAGGCGTTGCACGCGACCGGAGACCATTGCGGCCTCAGCCAGTCTGCGCCAGAACCTCAGAACGATTCTCGAAAAGAGAGGATTTTCGTTTCGTTAA
- a CDS encoding nitroreductase family protein, producing the protein MDVLEAIRSRRSTRSFEPRGLEPEIINAIETAITSSPSGSNAQESHFVIVQDPAQIRRIKRFAPGLSGDPAAVVVLCSNRRDALERGGADTAEVLRFVNMGIAAAYVLLTTFSFGLGNCPVRSFHRGAIKEIVGLPGDIEPELLITMGYPAEPPRLKTSMPMTEVISHDHFGHR; encoded by the coding sequence ATGGACGTACTAGAGGCCATCCGATCACGACGAAGTACTCGCTCGTTTGAGCCACGAGGCCTGGAGCCGGAAATCATCAACGCCATAGAAACAGCCATTACATCTAGCCCGTCGGGCAGTAATGCACAGGAATCTCATTTTGTAATCGTTCAGGACCCGGCTCAGATCCGCCGAATCAAACGATTCGCACCAGGGCTGTCTGGCGATCCAGCTGCCGTGGTCGTCTTGTGTTCCAACCGGAGGGACGCATTAGAACGCGGCGGGGCCGATACGGCAGAAGTCCTAAGATTCGTCAACATGGGGATTGCAGCGGCTTATGTTTTGTTGACGACCTTTTCATTTGGACTAGGGAACTGCCCCGTTCGTTCCTTTCACCGCGGCGCTATCAAGGAAATCGTCGGATTACCGGGGGACATCGAGCCGGAACTGTTGATCACGATGGGCTACCCCGCAGAGCCACCGCGCCTGAAGACAAGCATGCCAATGACGGAGGTAATTTCACATGACCACTTCGGACACAGGTAA
- a CDS encoding DUF6092 family protein, whose amino-acid sequence MTTSDTGNDRNQCSTREDEREKLRDFVAYTLTSARGLYREPLSYGPMRMVDALEKALALIASCGLSDPTMDATLGIIRENRWRAGTDPVGFAKALDDATVQLVRITVADEENS is encoded by the coding sequence ATGACCACTTCGGACACAGGTAACGACAGGAACCAGTGCTCGACTCGAGAGGACGAACGGGAAAAGCTGCGAGATTTTGTCGCTTATACACTGACGAGCGCAAGGGGGCTATACCGTGAACCCCTCAGTTACGGGCCTATGCGGATGGTTGATGCTTTGGAAAAAGCCCTCGCGCTGATAGCGTCCTGCGGCTTGTCTGATCCCACCATGGACGCAACATTAGGGATCATACGCGAGAACCGCTGGAGGGCGGGGACTGACCCTGTCGGGTTCGCAAAGGCACTGGACGACGCCACTGTTCAACTTGTTCGGATTACGGTTGCTGACGAGGAAAACAGTTGA
- a CDS encoding IclR family transcriptional regulator: MQKYWVPAIERAHVVLSTIMSSPSRLPLIELSKQTGINKSSIFSLLATMESLGWVVKEENGTYALGPQLGMISASYFRQFDLVTTFKNEAKKVADLLGETIQLGRLNGQNVLYLAQQTSKSPMRLSSSPGEQLPAYATALGKALLSSHSYSELISVYPEEQLKPLTPRTIRTREHLWEQLEHIRDQGYAIDEQEAVEGFFCVAAPIKNHENRIIAAVSVTMLESSWSQKFSEAAKRIVELASRLSRYSGLPS, encoded by the coding sequence ATGCAAAAGTATTGGGTGCCAGCTATCGAGAGAGCACATGTAGTCCTCTCCACAATCATGAGCAGCCCGTCGCGTCTTCCACTGATCGAGCTGAGTAAACAGACAGGCATCAACAAGAGTTCCATATTCTCGTTGCTGGCGACCATGGAGAGCCTTGGTTGGGTTGTGAAGGAGGAAAACGGGACTTATGCGCTCGGACCTCAGCTTGGAATGATCAGCGCATCCTATTTCAGACAGTTCGATCTCGTCACAACATTTAAAAACGAAGCGAAAAAGGTCGCAGACCTGCTTGGGGAGACGATTCAACTTGGTAGGTTGAACGGCCAGAACGTATTGTATTTAGCTCAACAGACGAGTAAGTCGCCAATGCGGCTATCGTCAAGTCCCGGTGAGCAACTTCCTGCTTACGCGACGGCTCTTGGTAAGGCGCTGTTATCGAGCCATTCGTACTCCGAGTTGATATCCGTGTATCCGGAAGAGCAGTTGAAACCGCTGACTCCCCGTACAATTCGCACACGGGAGCACCTGTGGGAACAGCTCGAGCATATTCGGGACCAAGGTTACGCCATTGATGAGCAGGAGGCTGTGGAGGGTTTCTTCTGTGTCGCAGCGCCCATCAAAAATCACGAAAACAGGATCATTGCTGCAGTCAGTGTCACAATGTTGGAGAGTAGTTGGTCACAGAAGTTTAGCGAAGCAGCAAAGCGGATCGTTGAACTGGCCTCCCGTCTATCGAGGTATTCGGGGCTACCTTCGTGA
- a CDS encoding fumarylacetoacetate hydrolase family protein produces MKLVTFFTEGQETLGVKLEQGILSLADIARISNSVDLASTRIDEFIRDDLTKRVQGLIEQYQSELSSHLISDENVQYAPCVPRPGKIICIGLNYRQHAIETNAPIPTIPIVFSKFSDTVAAHHEQIPLPRKSTQVDYEAELGVVIGRRTVDVSKENALDHVFGYCNVNDLSARDLQMRTHQWLLGKTCEKFAPAGPYLVTADEVRNPNDLEIKAFVNGEKRQDSNTSDMIFHVDEIVSYLSQYMVLEPGDLILTGTPQGVILGYPEDQRVWLKAGDSVTIEIEKLGSLTNTFYDSI; encoded by the coding sequence ATGAAATTAGTGACGTTTTTCACGGAAGGTCAAGAAACGTTAGGTGTGAAACTGGAACAAGGCATTCTCTCTTTGGCTGATATAGCCCGAATTTCCAACTCCGTCGATCTCGCTTCCACACGCATAGACGAGTTCATTCGCGATGATTTGACGAAGCGGGTACAGGGGTTAATTGAACAATACCAAAGTGAACTATCCAGTCATCTGATTTCAGACGAGAACGTACAGTACGCACCGTGTGTGCCCCGTCCAGGGAAAATTATTTGCATCGGATTGAATTACCGTCAACACGCCATCGAGACAAATGCCCCTATTCCAACCATCCCCATCGTCTTCAGCAAGTTCTCGGATACGGTCGCTGCCCATCATGAACAAATACCACTGCCTAGGAAATCGACTCAAGTGGACTATGAGGCAGAACTTGGTGTGGTCATCGGAAGGCGTACGGTGGATGTCTCAAAGGAAAATGCACTCGATCACGTTTTTGGCTACTGCAATGTGAACGACTTATCCGCACGGGACCTACAAATGAGGACGCATCAGTGGTTGCTTGGCAAGACATGCGAAAAATTTGCACCGGCTGGGCCGTATCTCGTTACGGCTGACGAAGTTAGAAACCCGAATGACTTGGAAATCAAGGCTTTTGTCAACGGAGAGAAAAGGCAGGATTCAAATACGTCTGACATGATTTTTCACGTGGATGAAATTGTTTCCTATCTTTCGCAGTACATGGTTCTCGAACCTGGCGACTTGATCTTAACGGGCACACCACAGGGCGTTATTTTGGGTTATCCGGAAGACCAACGGGTCTGGTTGAAGGCTGGGGATAGCGTGACTATCGAGATCGAGAAATTGGGATCGCTGACAAACACATTTTACGACTCGATTTAA
- a CDS encoding SDR family NAD(P)-dependent oxidoreductase, whose translation MRLKSKVCLITGAGKGIGAATAKAFAREGAVVEIAEVDLDSANSVVEEIVAAGGTAYAKFVDVSDSASINAWVTEVLGRHQRIDVLFNNAGVSAVGQLHEVNRDLWDKVMSVNVTGVYLVSKAVLPAMMEQKQGAVINMSSCIAEIGLARRAAYAATKGAILSMTKSMQVDYAPYNIRVNALLPGTIFTPFVEDYLKRSYDDPSAAIESLKQRQLGGELGRPEDVAEAAVYLASDESRYVMGAGLAVDGGVTAGKQF comes from the coding sequence ATGAGGCTGAAGAGCAAAGTGTGCCTGATTACCGGAGCCGGCAAGGGAATTGGTGCGGCAACCGCCAAAGCATTTGCCCGAGAGGGAGCTGTGGTTGAAATCGCCGAGGTCGATCTCGATTCAGCGAACTCGGTGGTGGAGGAGATCGTAGCTGCGGGTGGAACAGCGTACGCGAAGTTCGTTGACGTTTCGGACAGCGCATCGATTAATGCATGGGTAACGGAGGTTTTGGGGCGTCATCAGCGGATCGATGTCTTGTTTAACAATGCGGGTGTAAGTGCGGTCGGGCAACTGCACGAGGTGAATCGTGACTTGTGGGACAAGGTGATGTCGGTGAATGTGACCGGTGTCTACCTAGTTTCTAAGGCAGTCCTACCGGCTATGATGGAGCAGAAGCAGGGGGCCGTCATTAACATGTCTTCATGTATTGCTGAAATTGGCCTGGCCCGTCGAGCTGCCTATGCTGCGACGAAGGGGGCAATCCTGTCCATGACGAAGTCGATGCAAGTGGATTATGCGCCGTACAATATTCGTGTCAACGCGTTGCTGCCTGGTACGATATTTACACCGTTTGTCGAAGACTACCTCAAACGTTCCTATGACGATCCGTCCGCTGCAATTGAGTCGTTAAAACAACGTCAACTAGGTGGAGAACTGGGGCGCCCGGAGGATGTTGCGGAGGCGGCAGTCTATCTTGCATCGGATGAGTCGCGATATGTGATGGGTGCCGGTTTGGCCGTAGATGGCGGAGTTACTGCTGGGAAGCAGTTCTAA
- a CDS encoding VOC family protein, with translation MVNVQSFHHVSIVVTDLVRAREFYKTVIGLKEIKRPNLDSDGAWFGIGEQQVHLIVHPTGQTLRQEHTLDTRDGHLALRVKSYHDTIEHLNSHHVSFKMNPHSKTGWPQIYVCDPDGNIIELNAESLDG, from the coding sequence ATGGTAAATGTTCAATCGTTCCACCATGTCAGCATCGTTGTAACGGATCTAGTAAGAGCGAGGGAGTTTTACAAGACAGTAATAGGATTAAAGGAAATCAAACGACCAAATCTCGACTCCGATGGAGCGTGGTTTGGGATTGGTGAACAACAAGTTCACTTGATAGTTCATCCAACTGGCCAGACTTTGCGGCAAGAGCACACACTTGATACTCGTGACGGACATCTTGCACTACGCGTGAAAAGCTATCATGATACGATTGAACATCTCAACAGCCATCATGTTTCTTTTAAGATGAACCCTCACAGTAAAACAGGTTGGCCGCAAATTTACGTGTGCGATCCCGACGGCAACATCATCGAACTGAACGCCGAATCCCTCGATGGCTAG
- a CDS encoding DMT family transporter — translation MEGISRTRAALLITFLVIMWGVNWPLTKIALQYTPPILFAGIRTVLGGLLLLIVAIPRRHLLRFKQTWHIYVISSLLNIVLYYGLQTVGLKYLPAGLFSVIVFLQPVLLGILSWAWLGESMYGLKVAGLVLGFAGVAVISGGSLSGHLSVVGVLLALGSAVAWALGTAYVKKTSETVDSIWLVTVQLIIGGLAMTALGSGVESWSSIVWNVPFISILAFIAVFVIAAGWLVFFILIGSGEASKVASYTFLIPLISILIGTIFLHEPFTMYLLAGLVLIVVSIYFVNRPRKMSSLYDPQVESSL, via the coding sequence TTGGAAGGAATATCGCGAACGCGAGCAGCTCTTCTGATTACGTTTCTCGTTATCATGTGGGGAGTAAATTGGCCCCTAACGAAAATCGCTCTTCAGTACACACCCCCAATACTATTTGCAGGTATTAGAACCGTTTTAGGCGGTCTTCTTCTTTTGATTGTCGCAATCCCCAGACGGCATCTTCTGCGGTTCAAACAAACTTGGCATATATACGTGATTTCTTCCCTATTGAACATCGTCTTGTATTATGGACTTCAGACCGTGGGCCTGAAATACTTGCCGGCTGGCTTATTCTCCGTCATCGTTTTCCTTCAACCGGTGCTGCTTGGGATTTTATCCTGGGCGTGGCTCGGTGAATCCATGTATGGCCTGAAAGTAGCGGGACTGGTTCTTGGTTTTGCGGGTGTCGCTGTGATCAGCGGAGGTAGTTTGTCCGGTCACCTATCAGTCGTTGGCGTCTTGCTCGCACTCGGCAGTGCTGTGGCCTGGGCGCTGGGTACGGCATACGTAAAGAAAACAAGTGAAACGGTGGACTCCATTTGGTTGGTTACGGTTCAATTGATCATTGGCGGGCTTGCCATGACTGCACTTGGGTCAGGTGTCGAAAGTTGGTCCAGCATTGTATGGAACGTTCCGTTCATCTCAATTCTTGCATTTATTGCCGTATTCGTCATCGCGGCAGGGTGGTTGGTTTTCTTTATTCTCATCGGTTCAGGAGAGGCGAGCAAAGTGGCTTCTTATACGTTCCTTATTCCTCTTATTTCTATCTTGATCGGAACGATATTCTTGCATGAGCCATTTACCATGTACTTGTTGGCCGGATTGGTTCTCATTGTCGTCAGTATCTACTTTGTCAATCGACCAAGAAAGATGTCTTCTTTATATGATCCACAAGTAGAGTCCTCGCTCTAA
- a CDS encoding metal-dependent hydrolase produces the protein MLGRTHMAIGLFAAAISAPVMYHVPHGMIGFTDVSRISLSNSLTKEVAYITAAAVGSLLPDLDQQDSKAARRIERVGQIAAVVAIIVLLFVMKLTMSPIAWLCVAGLACAVLTERNLSRRIGLGLMIAGLLYLAFTHRVPQTGAILLGLWGIGAMFTKHRTFTHSVLGTLVFLWGMHVAVGSLYGGVAFVGLSIGYVLHICADFVADGTVLLWPFSHRIGLPFVKTGGRIDQLIGATATVLFVVSLVRGGL, from the coding sequence ATGCTCGGTAGAACGCATATGGCAATCGGCTTGTTTGCAGCAGCCATATCTGCTCCAGTGATGTACCACGTACCACATGGAATGATCGGGTTCACGGATGTGTCCCGGATTTCACTCTCGAACAGCCTAACAAAGGAAGTTGCATATATAACGGCTGCGGCTGTAGGAAGTCTCCTGCCAGATCTGGACCAGCAAGATTCGAAAGCAGCCCGTCGTATTGAACGCGTTGGGCAAATAGCGGCCGTTGTTGCTATCATCGTCCTGTTATTCGTGATGAAGCTCACCATGTCCCCTATCGCCTGGCTATGCGTGGCTGGTTTAGCGTGTGCAGTTCTGACCGAACGGAATCTTTCCCGGAGGATAGGACTGGGTCTCATGATTGCAGGGTTGTTATACCTCGCTTTCACCCACCGTGTTCCTCAGACCGGAGCGATTCTATTAGGCTTATGGGGAATCGGTGCAATGTTTACCAAACATCGGACATTTACGCACAGTGTTTTGGGCACGCTTGTATTTCTATGGGGGATGCATGTTGCCGTCGGTTCCCTGTATGGGGGCGTGGCTTTTGTTGGCCTTAGCATCGGGTACGTCTTGCACATCTGCGCGGATTTCGTTGCGGACGGCACTGTGCTGCTGTGGCCATTTTCACACCGGATCGGCTTGCCGTTTGTGAAAACTGGAGGTAGGATTGACCAACTGATTGGTGCAACTGCGACTGTTCTGTTTGTCGTGAGTCTCGTTCGAGGCGGTCTGTAA
- a CDS encoding EcsC family protein, with protein sequence MVELMSMSDEHVESLRRAVKQLEFPTFADKATSLVGKPVEMTMKALPGKYQRRISAFVHRAIDRCFDWVLLTVDTSKQTTTSSDMAHKFVATGMGAVTGFVGGAAFLAELPLTTGVLLRTIADIARSEGEDLSTLDARLACVGVFALDTTSVRGDHSGLSAYRMVRQSLSNLVADASTQLAQGMAQAAAAQTMTAVSAQASAEVAATVTPNIASAESAPVLVRLINEIAARFGVTVSERVAAGIIPVIGAVGGAAVNFAFTDHFQRIAHGHFIVRRLERIYGRGLVADEYEKIRTELRSQRK encoded by the coding sequence ATGGTCGAGTTGATGTCCATGTCGGACGAGCATGTCGAATCACTTAGACGAGCCGTTAAACAGTTGGAGTTTCCGACGTTTGCGGATAAGGCGACGTCCCTGGTTGGTAAACCCGTTGAAATGACTATGAAGGCTCTACCGGGTAAATATCAGCGAAGGATATCGGCGTTCGTTCACCGGGCTATCGATCGATGCTTCGATTGGGTTTTGCTCACCGTTGATACGTCAAAGCAAACAACCACGTCTTCCGATATGGCTCATAAGTTCGTGGCCACCGGAATGGGGGCGGTTACGGGCTTTGTGGGCGGTGCGGCATTTCTCGCGGAATTGCCGCTAACGACAGGCGTGTTGCTGCGGACCATTGCGGATATCGCACGCAGCGAAGGAGAAGATCTGTCCACCTTGGATGCGCGTCTAGCGTGCGTCGGGGTATTTGCACTGGATACGACGAGCGTTCGCGGCGACCATTCAGGTCTAAGTGCTTATCGAATGGTCCGGCAAAGTCTTTCCAATCTCGTGGCAGATGCGTCAACTCAGTTGGCTCAAGGTATGGCACAAGCAGCGGCAGCGCAAACGATGACGGCTGTGTCCGCACAGGCGAGCGCAGAAGTCGCGGCCACTGTAACGCCGAATATCGCTTCTGCAGAAAGTGCTCCGGTACTCGTTCGCCTCATCAACGAAATTGCCGCGCGGTTTGGTGTGACTGTCTCGGAACGCGTGGCGGCGGGGATTATTCCCGTGATCGGGGCTGTTGGCGGAGCTGCAGTCAACTTTGCGTTTACGGATCATTTTCAGCGGATCGCACATGGGCACTTCATAGTAAGGCGCCTTGAACGAATTTATGGTCGCGGCCTCGTGGCGGATGAATACGAGAAGATTCGGACTGAATTGCGATCCCAACGGAAATAA